In Nocardioides palaemonis, a single genomic region encodes these proteins:
- a CDS encoding multidrug effflux MFS transporter, producing the protein MTSPTQTARQARPFRVAVGIPLVLAMLSMIGPFSIDTPFPAFTSMGRALDASTGQLQLVVTAYMLAFAAMSIFHGPLSDAIGRRPVILGSLAVYAVASVACAFATSLELLLLGRVVQGLAAGGSTIVSRTIIRDLFDGPEAQRMMSQVAVIFGVAPAIAPVVGGLLVQVGPWETVFWFMAAMALVLVAASLALLPESHPRERRTPLRVGEILGGLAAVARVPAFHRMAWAGTFVFGAQFLYIGGASILVVDLLGEGELDFWKLFVPMIGAMVVGSVASGRYGRLVTSSRLVSIGYAVSTAGALLGVAIALTPAGAVLPWAVVGVSLVAFGNGLAYPNIQLLMLDLVPTRRGAVMSAASFVTLVFNAASAALLAPYAGRSVLGFAVAAAVCVLLGWGCWRWHQHASRR; encoded by the coding sequence GTGACCTCACCGACGCAGACCGCCCGGCAGGCTCGGCCCTTCCGGGTGGCGGTCGGCATCCCGCTGGTGCTGGCGATGCTGTCGATGATCGGCCCGTTCAGCATCGACACCCCGTTCCCGGCGTTCACGTCGATGGGCCGCGCCCTCGACGCCTCGACCGGCCAGCTCCAGCTCGTCGTCACGGCCTACATGCTCGCCTTCGCGGCGATGAGCATCTTCCACGGGCCGCTCTCCGACGCGATCGGCCGGCGCCCGGTGATCCTCGGCTCGCTCGCGGTCTACGCGGTGGCGTCGGTCGCCTGCGCGTTCGCCACCTCGCTCGAGCTGCTGCTGCTCGGGCGGGTGGTGCAGGGCCTCGCCGCCGGCGGCTCGACGATCGTCAGCCGCACCATCATCCGCGACCTCTTCGACGGACCCGAGGCGCAGCGGATGATGAGCCAGGTCGCGGTGATCTTCGGGGTCGCGCCGGCCATCGCGCCGGTCGTCGGCGGGCTGCTCGTCCAGGTCGGGCCCTGGGAAACGGTCTTCTGGTTCATGGCCGCCATGGCGCTGGTCCTCGTCGCGGCCTCGCTCGCCCTGCTGCCCGAGAGCCACCCGCGCGAGCGGCGTACGCCCCTGCGGGTCGGGGAGATCCTCGGCGGGCTCGCCGCCGTCGCGCGGGTGCCGGCGTTCCACCGGATGGCGTGGGCGGGCACCTTCGTCTTCGGCGCGCAGTTCCTCTACATCGGCGGCGCCTCGATCCTCGTGGTCGACCTGCTCGGCGAGGGCGAGCTCGACTTCTGGAAGCTCTTCGTCCCGATGATCGGCGCGATGGTGGTCGGCTCGGTCGCCAGCGGCCGCTACGGCCGGCTGGTGACGAGCAGCCGGCTGGTGTCGATCGGCTACGCCGTCAGCACCGCCGGCGCGCTCCTCGGCGTCGCGATCGCGCTGACCCCCGCCGGCGCGGTGCTTCCCTGGGCGGTGGTCGGGGTGTCGCTGGTCGCGTTCGGCAACGGCCTGGCCTACCCCAACATCCAGCTCCTGATGCTCGACCTGGTGCCGACGCGTCGCGGTGCCGTGATGTCCGCGGCCTCGTTCGTGACGCTCGTCTTCAACGCCGCCAGCGCCGCGCTGCTCGCGCCCTACGCCGGTCGCTCGGTGCTCGGCTTCGCCGTCGCGGCCGCCGTCTGCGTGCTCCTCGGCTGGGGCTGCTGGCGCTGGCACCAGCACGCCTCGCGCCGCTGA
- a CDS encoding glycoside hydrolase family 15 protein has translation MPEHDGPHIADHGLVGDLRTAALVATDGTIDWFCPGRFDAPSVFAAVLDPDAGAWRLGPDDPEARSQQYYHPETNILVTRFMTEQGVVEVQDFMPVLRAHDPDHHQRLVRRVVGLRGSVDLTMHMAPRPDYGATDPDLDVHDGVVRFADGDVHLALSSTTDLDVEDHAATAHVALEAGEAVLFVLEVLAPDEESRGCCEADVEELFDATAAFWRGWLAQSTYTGRWREWVDRSALTLKLLCHEPSGGIVAAPTTSLPETIGGSRNWDYRFVWVRDAAFSVYALLRLGFTDEASAFVRFLSERLGEAADDGEEAERLGPLRVLYDLDGDIPHERELDHLAGHRGSRPVRVGNQAVDQLQLDVYGELIDSVYLYDKHSRGISHDAWTDLTRIVGWLVDNWERPDAGMWEIRGEPRTHTTSLVMCWVAVERMMRIARRRGLPGDLTELAATRDAIYERVMTDCWNDELGAFTAFAGGDVLDAGTLLMPMVKMVAPDDPRFLSTLAVIEERLVTDSLVLRYDAETFDDGVGDGDEAGEGTFSLCSFWYVEALTRSGRHDEARLALEKMFTYANHLGQYAEQVGLNGEQLGNFPQAFTHLSLVSAVINLDRSLGR, from the coding sequence ATGCCTGAGCACGACGGCCCGCACATCGCCGACCACGGCCTGGTGGGCGACCTGCGGACCGCCGCCCTGGTGGCGACCGACGGCACGATCGACTGGTTCTGCCCGGGCCGCTTCGACGCACCCAGCGTCTTCGCCGCGGTGCTCGACCCGGACGCGGGTGCGTGGCGGCTCGGCCCCGACGACCCCGAGGCGCGCAGCCAGCAGTACTACCACCCCGAGACCAACATCCTCGTCACCCGCTTCATGACCGAGCAGGGCGTGGTCGAGGTGCAGGACTTCATGCCGGTGCTGCGCGCCCACGACCCCGACCACCACCAGCGTCTGGTGCGTCGCGTGGTCGGCCTGCGGGGCTCGGTCGACCTCACCATGCACATGGCACCGCGGCCCGACTACGGCGCCACCGACCCCGACCTCGACGTGCACGACGGCGTGGTCCGGTTCGCCGACGGCGACGTGCACCTCGCGCTGTCGAGCACCACCGACCTCGACGTCGAGGACCACGCCGCGACCGCGCACGTCGCGCTGGAGGCCGGCGAGGCGGTGCTGTTCGTGCTCGAGGTGCTGGCGCCCGACGAGGAGTCACGCGGGTGCTGCGAGGCCGACGTCGAGGAGCTCTTCGACGCCACGGCGGCGTTCTGGCGCGGCTGGCTCGCGCAGAGCACGTACACCGGTCGCTGGCGCGAGTGGGTCGACCGCTCGGCGCTGACCCTCAAGCTGCTCTGCCACGAACCCAGTGGCGGCATCGTCGCCGCCCCGACGACGAGCCTGCCCGAGACGATCGGCGGGTCGCGCAACTGGGACTACCGCTTCGTCTGGGTCCGCGACGCCGCGTTCAGCGTCTACGCGCTGCTCCGGCTCGGCTTCACCGACGAGGCGTCGGCGTTCGTGCGGTTCCTGTCCGAGCGCCTCGGGGAGGCGGCCGACGACGGTGAGGAGGCCGAGCGGCTCGGTCCGCTGCGGGTGCTCTACGACCTCGACGGCGACATCCCGCACGAGCGCGAGCTCGACCACCTCGCCGGCCACCGCGGCTCGCGGCCGGTCCGCGTCGGCAACCAGGCCGTCGACCAGCTCCAGCTCGACGTCTACGGCGAGCTGATCGACTCGGTCTACCTCTACGACAAGCACAGCCGCGGCATCAGCCACGACGCGTGGACCGACCTCACCCGCATCGTCGGCTGGCTGGTCGACAACTGGGAGCGGCCCGACGCCGGCATGTGGGAGATCCGCGGCGAGCCGCGCACCCACACCACCTCGCTCGTCATGTGCTGGGTCGCGGTGGAGCGGATGATGCGGATCGCGCGCCGTCGTGGCCTGCCCGGCGACCTCACCGAGCTGGCGGCCACCCGCGACGCGATCTACGAGCGCGTGATGACCGACTGCTGGAACGACGAGCTCGGGGCGTTCACGGCGTTCGCCGGCGGTGACGTGCTCGACGCCGGCACGCTGCTGATGCCGATGGTGAAGATGGTCGCCCCCGACGACCCCCGCTTCCTGTCCACCCTCGCCGTCATCGAGGAGCGGCTGGTCACCGACAGCCTCGTCCTGCGCTACGACGCCGAGACGTTCGACGACGGCGTCGGGGACGGCGACGAGGCGGGCGAGGGCACCTTCTCGCTCTGCTCCTTCTGGTACGTCGAGGCGCTCACCCGCTCCGGTCGGCACGACGAGGCGCGCCTCGCGCTGGAGAAGATGTTCACCTACGCCAACCACCTCGGGCAGTACGCCGAGCAGGTCGGCCTCAACGGCGAGCAGCTCGGCAACTTCCCCCAGGCCTTCACCCACCTGAGCCTGGTGAGCGCCGTCATCAACCTGGACCGTAGCCTCGGCCGGTGA
- the zwf gene encoding glucose-6-phosphate dehydrogenase produces the protein MTSPGAALPPHVLLLFGARGDLAARKLFPGLYRLAAAGRLPDDYAVIGSGRHSPGSDDDFRDEVRDGLRESVDDLDDDLVRDLLERVSFRTSDADDGSDLAAHVREVEDGLGDDVRRLVYLSVPPTAMSGMVAMLGREGLAERARLVIEKPFGLDLESFEELDHDVHEVFDEEQVFRIDHFLGKEAVQNLLALRFANALFEPAWDRRSIASVQVDVPETLAMEGRGSFYESTGALRDMVSTHLFQILGAVALEDPGEWSADAVRRARAAVFQDVRPLDPSRVVLGQYDGYRDEDDVDEDSDVETFVALEAFVDNDRWRDVPFLLRTGKAMAETRRTVTLRFREPDSTVFGTVPAVDELVLELTDEAQVHVDLLGKRPGPEMDLAPATMRLDLGEELPDDDPLEAYERLLLDVMEGDHTLFAHADETRRLWEICQPVLDERPAPLPYEQGSWGPDAALDLPPGGWRLGGEDA, from the coding sequence ATGACGAGCCCCGGCGCGGCGCTGCCGCCTCACGTCCTCCTCCTCTTCGGTGCGCGCGGCGACCTCGCCGCGCGCAAGCTCTTCCCCGGCCTCTACCGGCTCGCGGCGGCGGGCCGCCTGCCGGACGACTACGCCGTGATCGGCAGCGGGCGGCACTCGCCCGGCAGCGACGACGACTTCCGCGACGAGGTCCGCGACGGACTGCGCGAGAGCGTCGACGACCTCGACGACGACCTGGTGCGCGACCTGCTCGAGCGGGTCTCCTTCCGCACCTCCGACGCCGACGACGGCTCCGACCTGGCGGCCCACGTGCGCGAGGTCGAGGACGGCCTGGGCGACGACGTACGCCGCCTGGTCTACCTCTCGGTCCCCCCGACCGCGATGTCCGGGATGGTCGCGATGCTCGGGCGCGAGGGCCTCGCCGAGCGGGCCCGTCTGGTCATCGAGAAGCCGTTCGGGCTCGACCTCGAGTCGTTCGAGGAGCTCGACCACGACGTCCACGAGGTCTTCGACGAGGAGCAGGTCTTCCGCATCGACCACTTCCTCGGCAAGGAGGCCGTGCAGAACCTGCTGGCCCTCCGCTTCGCCAACGCGCTCTTCGAGCCCGCGTGGGACCGGCGCAGCATCGCGTCGGTGCAGGTCGACGTGCCCGAGACGCTGGCCATGGAGGGCCGCGGCTCGTTCTACGAGTCCACCGGCGCCCTGCGCGACATGGTCTCCACCCACCTGTTCCAGATCCTCGGCGCGGTCGCGCTGGAGGACCCGGGGGAGTGGTCGGCCGACGCCGTGCGCCGCGCCCGCGCCGCGGTCTTCCAGGACGTACGCCCCCTCGACCCGTCGCGTGTCGTGCTCGGGCAGTACGACGGCTACCGCGACGAGGACGACGTCGACGAGGACTCCGACGTGGAGACCTTCGTCGCGCTGGAGGCCTTCGTCGACAACGACCGGTGGCGCGACGTGCCGTTCCTGCTGCGCACCGGGAAGGCGATGGCCGAGACCCGGCGCACGGTGACGCTGCGTTTCCGCGAGCCCGACTCGACCGTCTTCGGCACGGTGCCCGCCGTCGACGAGCTGGTCCTCGAGCTCACCGACGAGGCGCAGGTCCACGTCGACCTGCTCGGCAAGCGGCCCGGCCCCGAGATGGACCTCGCCCCGGCCACGATGCGCCTCGACCTCGGCGAGGAGCTGCCCGACGACGACCCCCTCGAGGCCTACGAGCGGCTGCTGCTCGACGTGATGGAGGGCGACCACACGCTGTTCGCGCACGCCGACGAGACCCGCCGGCTCTGGGAGATCTGCCAGCCGGTCCTCGACGAGCGCCCCGCCCCGCTGCCGTACGAGCAGGGGTCCTGGGGCCCCGACGCGGCGCTCGACCTGCCGCCGGGCGGCTGGCGACTCGGGGGCGAGGATGCCTGA
- a CDS encoding homogentisate 1,2-dioxygenase, which produces MAHYRALGRLPRQRHTQLRDDDGHLFREELMGEEGFSSDSSLLYRRGVPSAIVDSQVWELPDQSRTPNHPLKPRHLKLHDLETGSCPVEGRRLVLGNNDVRIAYVVTGTEPSPLYRNAIGDECVFVESGSGTVETVFGVVPYRAGDYVVVPRATDHRWVPAEPSRLYAIEANSHIHPPKRYLSRFGQLLEHAPYCERDLHGPTETHLAQGTDVEVLVKHRTSAGVVGTRFTYATHPFDVVGWDGCLYPYTFNIEDYMPITGKVHQPPPVHQVFEGWNFVICNFLPRKVDYHDLAIPVPYYHSNVDSDEVMFYVGGDYEARKGSGIGIGSISLHPGGHAHGPQPSAIEASLGVQYFEESAVMVDTFAPLELGEGGRAVEDPAYAWTWAGRGPDAADGDGGPAVYSNS; this is translated from the coding sequence ATGGCCCACTACCGAGCACTCGGCCGGCTGCCGCGGCAGCGCCACACCCAGCTGCGCGACGACGACGGCCACCTCTTCCGCGAGGAGCTGATGGGCGAGGAGGGCTTCTCCTCCGACTCCTCCCTGCTCTACCGCCGCGGCGTGCCGAGCGCGATCGTCGACAGCCAGGTCTGGGAGCTGCCCGACCAGTCGCGGACGCCCAACCACCCGCTCAAGCCGCGCCACCTCAAGCTCCACGACCTGGAGACCGGGAGCTGCCCGGTCGAGGGCCGCCGCCTGGTGCTGGGCAACAACGACGTCCGCATCGCCTACGTCGTCACCGGCACGGAGCCGTCCCCGCTCTACCGCAACGCGATCGGCGACGAGTGCGTCTTCGTCGAGTCCGGCAGCGGCACGGTCGAGACGGTCTTCGGCGTCGTCCCCTACCGCGCCGGCGACTACGTCGTGGTGCCGCGCGCCACCGACCACCGCTGGGTGCCGGCCGAGCCGTCGCGGCTCTACGCGATCGAGGCCAACTCCCACATCCACCCGCCCAAGCGCTACCTCTCCCGCTTCGGCCAGCTGCTCGAGCACGCGCCCTACTGCGAGCGCGACCTGCACGGTCCGACCGAGACGCATCTGGCGCAGGGCACCGACGTCGAGGTGCTGGTCAAGCACCGCACCAGCGCGGGCGTCGTCGGCACCCGCTTCACCTACGCCACGCACCCGTTCGACGTGGTCGGCTGGGACGGCTGCCTCTACCCCTACACGTTCAACATCGAGGACTACATGCCGATCACCGGCAAGGTCCACCAGCCGCCGCCGGTGCACCAGGTCTTCGAGGGCTGGAACTTCGTGATCTGCAACTTCCTGCCCCGCAAGGTCGACTACCACGACCTCGCCATCCCGGTGCCCTACTACCACTCCAACGTCGACTCCGACGAGGTGATGTTCTACGTCGGCGGCGACTACGAGGCGCGCAAGGGCTCGGGCATCGGCATCGGCTCGATCAGCCTGCACCCCGGCGGCCACGCCCACGGCCCGCAGCCGAGCGCGATCGAGGCGTCGCTGGGCGTGCAGTACTTCGAGGAGTCGGCGGTCATGGTCGACACCTTCGCCCCGCTCGAGCTCGGCGAGGGCGGCCGCGCGGTCGAGGACCCGGCGTACGCGTGGACGTGGGCCGGGCGTGGCCCGGACGCCGCGGACGGCGACGGCGGCCCGGCGGTCTACAGCAACTCCTGA
- the fahA gene encoding fumarylacetoacetase has protein sequence MTTPPATWVEGAAGSGFDVDHLPYGVLARSGERPRVAVRIGDFVLDLSVVAAADMVDTHALFDQPSLNPFMAAGPAVWDSTRAWVTGLLTDQTERDLVEPALAPIGSVTMLMPFEVGDYVDFYASEHHASNVGRMFRPDAEPLLPNWKNLPVGYHGRSGTVVVSGTDVTRPCGQRKAPTDDLPTYGPSQRLDIEAELGFVVGVPSAMGERVATADLARHTFGVVGLNDWSARDIQAWEYVPLGPFLGKSFATSISAWVTPLAALSAAWTDLPGQDDPPVLDYLRVEGPAGLDIDVEVVLDGEVVARPPYRTMYWSPAQMLAHTTVNGASLRTGDLWASGTISGPEPDQRGSLLELSWGGKEPFTAAGRERTFLEDGDQVTLRYSAPGVLGGRITLGEVTGRVLPAR, from the coding sequence ATGACCACCCCACCCGCCACCTGGGTCGAGGGAGCCGCCGGCTCCGGCTTCGACGTCGACCACCTGCCCTACGGCGTCTTAGCGCGCTCGGGCGAGCGGCCCCGCGTCGCGGTGCGGATCGGCGACTTCGTGCTCGACCTCAGCGTGGTCGCCGCCGCCGACATGGTCGACACGCACGCACTGTTCGACCAGCCGTCGCTCAACCCGTTCATGGCCGCCGGCCCCGCCGTCTGGGACTCGACGCGCGCCTGGGTGACCGGCCTGCTGACCGACCAGACCGAGCGCGACCTCGTCGAGCCGGCGCTGGCCCCGATCGGCTCGGTGACGATGCTGATGCCCTTCGAGGTGGGCGACTACGTCGACTTCTACGCCTCCGAGCACCACGCCTCCAACGTCGGCCGGATGTTCCGCCCCGACGCCGAGCCGCTGCTGCCCAACTGGAAGAACCTCCCGGTCGGCTACCACGGGCGCTCCGGCACCGTCGTGGTCTCCGGCACCGACGTCACGCGACCCTGCGGCCAGCGCAAGGCGCCGACCGACGACCTGCCGACCTACGGCCCCTCCCAGCGCCTCGACATCGAGGCCGAGCTCGGGTTCGTCGTCGGCGTGCCGTCCGCGATGGGCGAGCGGGTCGCGACCGCCGACCTCGCGCGGCACACCTTCGGCGTCGTCGGGCTCAACGACTGGTCGGCGCGCGACATCCAGGCGTGGGAGTACGTCCCGCTCGGCCCGTTCCTCGGCAAGTCGTTCGCCACGTCGATCAGCGCGTGGGTCACCCCGCTCGCCGCCCTGTCCGCCGCGTGGACCGACCTGCCCGGCCAGGACGACCCGCCGGTGCTCGACTACCTCCGGGTCGAGGGTCCGGCCGGGCTCGACATCGACGTCGAGGTGGTCCTCGACGGGGAGGTCGTCGCCCGTCCGCCCTACCGCACGATGTACTGGTCGCCCGCCCAGATGCTCGCCCACACCACGGTCAACGGCGCGAGCCTCCGCACCGGCGACCTCTGGGCCTCGGGCACGATCTCGGGCCCCGAGCCCGACCAGCGCGGGTCGCTGCTCGAGCTCAGCTGGGGCGGCAAGGAGCCGTTCACCGCGGCCGGTCGCGAGCGCACCTTCCTCGAGGACGGCGACCAGGTGACCCTGCGCTACTCCGCGCCGGGCGTGCTCGGCGGCCGGATCACCCTCGGCGAGGTGACCGGGCGGGTGCTGCCGGCCCGCTGA
- a CDS encoding phosphodiesterase, with translation MRQLGQYAPPRHVVAHLSDPHLLGGGELHYGVIDNTAHLRRVLERLAAVRPAPQVIVFTGDLADRAEPEAYATLRAVVEPAAAAMGATVVWTMGNHDERAPYARALFDSDDDGCQDRVHDVDGLRIVALDSSVPGYHHGELTPDQLAWLADVLATPAEHGTLLALHHPPLPLPMVRAAELIELRDQQALADVIAGTDVRGVIAGHLHLTTWSTFAGVPVSVASASCYTLDPAPVDRFVSGVDAGRSFTMIHAYDDRLVHTLVPLERGTEVSSLGTDIEEALETIPLEQAIELASSKTSSFNN, from the coding sequence GTGAGACAGCTCGGCCAGTACGCCCCTCCGCGCCACGTCGTCGCGCACCTCTCCGACCCGCACCTCCTCGGCGGCGGGGAGCTGCACTACGGCGTCATCGACAACACCGCCCACCTGCGTCGCGTGCTCGAGCGGCTCGCGGCGGTCCGGCCGGCACCCCAGGTCATCGTCTTCACCGGCGACCTCGCCGACCGCGCCGAGCCCGAGGCGTACGCCACCCTGCGCGCCGTCGTGGAGCCGGCGGCCGCGGCGATGGGGGCGACCGTCGTCTGGACGATGGGCAACCACGACGAGCGTGCGCCCTACGCCCGGGCGCTCTTCGACTCCGACGACGACGGCTGCCAGGACCGCGTCCACGACGTCGACGGTCTGCGGATCGTGGCGCTCGACAGCAGCGTCCCGGGCTACCACCACGGTGAGCTCACGCCCGACCAGCTGGCCTGGCTGGCCGACGTGCTCGCCACGCCGGCCGAGCACGGCACGCTGCTGGCCCTGCACCACCCGCCGCTCCCGCTGCCGATGGTGCGCGCGGCGGAGCTGATCGAGCTGCGCGACCAGCAGGCCCTCGCCGACGTCATCGCCGGGACCGACGTGCGCGGCGTCATCGCCGGCCACCTCCACCTGACCACCTGGTCGACGTTCGCCGGCGTGCCCGTGTCGGTCGCATCGGCCAGCTGCTACACCCTCGACCCCGCGCCGGTCGACCGCTTCGTGTCGGGGGTCGACGCGGGCCGGTCCTTCACGATGATCCATGCCTACGACGACCGGCTGGTCCACACGCTGGTCCCGCTCGAGCGCGGCACGGAGGTCAGCAGCCTCGGGACCGACATCGAGGAGGCGCTCGAGACGATCCCGCTGGAGCAGGCGATCGAGCTCGCGTCGTCGAAGACCTCGTCGTTCAACAACTAG
- a CDS encoding histidine phosphatase family protein: protein MRLLLMRHGQTHANVSGELDTAHPGLDLTDLGRAQAEAAARALADERIDAVYVSSRVRTHQTAAPTALARGLEPVQLDGLEEVQAGDFEMRKDHDAVAGYIETVAAWLEGDLGRRMPGAETGEEFLARFDAAVRTIVDADHDAALLVSHGAALRTWATTRMTPHPDAPPATQPLHNTALIVLDGDPDAGWEMVSWQGHPVGGDLLEDPAAEDPTGDLDADGDGELG from the coding sequence GTGCGACTGCTGCTCATGCGCCACGGCCAGACCCACGCCAACGTCTCCGGTGAGCTCGACACCGCCCACCCGGGCCTCGACCTGACCGACCTCGGCCGCGCCCAGGCCGAGGCGGCCGCCCGTGCCCTCGCCGACGAGCGGATCGACGCCGTCTACGTCTCGAGCCGGGTACGCACGCACCAGACCGCCGCCCCCACCGCGCTCGCGCGTGGCCTCGAGCCCGTCCAGCTCGACGGCCTCGAGGAGGTGCAGGCCGGCGACTTCGAGATGCGCAAGGACCACGACGCGGTCGCCGGCTACATCGAGACCGTCGCCGCCTGGCTCGAGGGCGACCTGGGCCGCCGGATGCCCGGCGCGGAGACCGGCGAGGAGTTCCTCGCCCGGTTCGACGCCGCCGTGCGCACCATCGTCGACGCCGACCACGACGCCGCGCTGCTCGTCAGCCACGGCGCCGCGCTGCGTACGTGGGCCACCACCCGGATGACCCCGCACCCCGACGCTCCCCCGGCCACCCAGCCGCTGCACAACACCGCGCTCATCGTCCTCGACGGCGACCCCGACGCCGGCTGGGAGATGGTGTCGTGGCAGGGCCACCCGGTCGGTGGTGACCTGCTCGAGGACCCCGCCGCCGAGGACCCCACCGGCGACCTCGACGCCGACGGGGACGGCGAGCTCGGCTGA
- a CDS encoding MFS transporter — protein sequence MNPEQVHDIGKRRAWVIWLVALAVYVLAVFHRSSLGVAGIIAADRFGINATSLATFTVLQLIVYAGMQVPVGVLLDRFGSRVMLLSGLALMTAGQLAFAFASSFATAVAARALVGAGDAMIFVSVIRLVTVWFLVRQAPLVTQLTGLTGQLGAIVAAGPLSFLLHQLGWTRAFALTSSVGVVLLVAVLLLVKDSPYRRDEVVAVKLRALAESVRTVWGNPGTRLGMWSHFTSQFGATVFTLLWGYPFLVQGLGWSAGEASTLLMAMTAWAVVSGLVLARLVARLPYYRSFIVIGVVMAMVVPWTAVLLWPGAAPVWLVVVMAFATASGGPASMVAFDLARSFTPAHAIGRANGLVNVGGFTASLLTMALIGVVLDLAQPGGMDAYDLGDFKLALSVQYLFWAFGIWQILRYRRRGLAHLDRLHPGSIEQMRAGQPFVHPGIGTEGV from the coding sequence GTGAACCCCGAGCAGGTCCACGACATCGGGAAGCGTCGGGCCTGGGTGATCTGGCTCGTCGCGCTCGCGGTCTACGTGCTCGCGGTCTTCCACCGCAGCTCGCTCGGCGTCGCCGGCATCATCGCCGCCGACCGGTTCGGCATCAACGCCACCAGCCTGGCGACGTTCACCGTCCTCCAGCTCATCGTCTACGCCGGCATGCAGGTGCCGGTCGGCGTGCTGCTCGACCGCTTCGGCTCCCGGGTCATGCTGCTGTCCGGACTGGCACTGATGACGGCCGGCCAGCTGGCGTTCGCCTTCGCGAGCTCGTTCGCCACCGCCGTGGCCGCTCGCGCCCTGGTCGGCGCGGGCGACGCGATGATCTTCGTCAGCGTGATCCGCCTGGTCACCGTGTGGTTCCTCGTCCGCCAGGCGCCGCTGGTCACCCAGCTCACCGGGCTCACCGGCCAGCTCGGCGCGATCGTCGCGGCCGGCCCGCTCTCGTTCCTGCTCCACCAGCTCGGCTGGACCCGCGCCTTCGCGCTCACCTCGAGCGTCGGCGTCGTGCTGCTGGTCGCGGTGCTCCTGCTGGTGAAGGACTCGCCCTACCGCCGCGACGAGGTCGTCGCGGTCAAGCTGCGCGCGCTCGCCGAGTCGGTGCGTACGGTCTGGGGCAACCCCGGCACCCGCCTCGGGATGTGGTCGCACTTCACCTCCCAGTTCGGCGCCACCGTCTTCACGCTGCTGTGGGGCTACCCGTTCCTCGTCCAGGGCCTCGGCTGGAGCGCGGGCGAGGCGAGCACGCTGCTGATGGCGATGACCGCCTGGGCGGTCGTGAGCGGTCTGGTGCTGGCCCGGCTGGTCGCCCGGCTGCCCTACTACCGCTCGTTCATCGTGATCGGCGTCGTGATGGCGATGGTCGTGCCGTGGACGGCCGTGCTGCTGTGGCCCGGCGCCGCGCCGGTGTGGCTCGTCGTCGTGATGGCCTTCGCCACCGCCAGCGGAGGCCCGGCCTCGATGGTCGCCTTCGACCTGGCCCGCTCGTTCACCCCGGCCCACGCGATCGGGCGGGCCAACGGGCTGGTCAACGTCGGAGGCTTCACCGCCTCGCTGCTGACCATGGCCCTGATCGGTGTGGTCCTCGACCTCGCCCAGCCCGGCGGGATGGACGCCTACGACCTCGGCGACTTCAAGCTCGCTCTGTCCGTGCAGTACCTCTTCTGGGCCTTCGGCATCTGGCAGATCCTGCGCTACCGCCGCCGCGGTCTCGCCCACCTCGATCGGCTCCACCCCGGCTCGATCGAGCAGATGAGGGCCGGGCAGCCGTTCGTGCACCCCGGCATCGGCACCGAGGGCGTCTAG
- a CDS encoding carbohydrate kinase family protein translates to MTDEQPRILVVGEALVDVVPDDDGRPRDLPGGSPANVAIALGRLDRDVRLVTVLGDDERGRLVRAWLERSGVEVEAHAPAGGRTSSATVTLDEQGAASYVFDLEWDLPTVADEPRDVLHVGSIATVLAPGADAVLEAVRAHRGHAVVSLDPNARPVLTPDRAPVVARVEELVTLSDVVKVSDEDLAWLHPDDDHVAVATRWATQGPGLVVVTRGGDGAVAVRPDGTVLEVPGVPVAVADTVGAGDTFSGVLVDALLALGVRGRDGASVLRGLSDRDVLGAVMAAAVGAAINVSRPGADPPSRAELSAALGTGADQE, encoded by the coding sequence ATGACCGACGAGCAGCCCCGCATCCTGGTCGTCGGCGAGGCGCTCGTCGACGTGGTGCCCGACGACGACGGCCGCCCGCGCGACCTGCCCGGCGGCAGCCCGGCCAACGTGGCGATCGCGCTCGGCCGGCTCGACCGCGACGTCCGCCTGGTCACCGTCCTCGGCGACGACGAGCGCGGCCGCCTGGTGCGCGCCTGGCTCGAGCGGAGCGGCGTCGAGGTCGAGGCCCACGCGCCGGCGGGCGGACGTACGTCCAGCGCCACCGTCACCCTCGACGAGCAGGGCGCCGCGAGCTATGTCTTCGACCTCGAGTGGGACCTGCCGACCGTGGCCGACGAGCCGCGCGACGTGCTCCACGTCGGCTCGATCGCCACCGTGCTCGCGCCCGGCGCCGACGCCGTGCTGGAGGCGGTGCGCGCCCACCGCGGCCACGCGGTCGTCTCCCTCGACCCCAACGCCCGCCCCGTCCTCACCCCCGACCGCGCACCCGTCGTCGCTCGGGTCGAGGAGCTGGTGACGCTCTCCGACGTCGTGAAGGTCAGCGACGAGGACCTCGCCTGGCTCCACCCCGACGACGACCACGTCGCGGTCGCGACCCGCTGGGCCACGCAGGGCCCCGGCCTGGTGGTGGTCACCCGCGGCGGCGACGGCGCGGTCGCCGTCCGCCCCGACGGGACCGTGCTCGAGGTGCCCGGCGTGCCGGTCGCGGTGGCCGACACGGTCGGTGCCGGCGACACCTTCAGCGGCGTGCTCGTCGACGCCCTCCTCGCCCTCGGCGTACGCGGTCGCGACGGCGCGTCCGTCCTCCGCGGCCTCTCCGACCGCGACGTCCTCGGCGCGGTGATGGCCGCCGCCGTCGGCGCCGCGATCAACGTCTCGCGACCGGGCGCCGACCCGCCGTCGCGCGCCGAGCTGTCCGCGGCCCTCGGCACCGGGGCGGACCAGGAGTGA